From [Clostridium] symbiosum, a single genomic window includes:
- a CDS encoding SpaA isopeptide-forming pilin-related protein, translated as MRETVKKFKAEWKQRFSWVLICVIMFQTITVGQGLPAYAGGSSKIDIKDYATPSEAFDYIELWSEEDKVQADGFELNLELAFNNDFLEQEVEKALEKAGDDYINECADIDFSFRVKCEFLKENMDFKPQKIVYGGEAIGTLITENHKNYLDIRIEFNKEVIYSSENISAGGSLSLEVSEGHNGAGIQIKDNKDGSVTVKIGSGEPDDPDEKGAYSISKKASSSEADAGITYTITARASSSEAASASEPASTSKLSSRYDDIDDWDTWQAMDDDDEDVEEPGTSSQIRKRKHTKKSAGIKKAMGLEKSYSLEGKYIIDEIPSELEVIGIYAGSGDDREELTPLQDYYKDGKVVYPIASPSSAGMKSDTAGNITEAVITVETRLNDSIITGMEKWGTVRELDVENKVALRDNAAGTKDLASDKTTTHKRLEQTITKDGQEVGVDGRVIRWNIRLSTVLVAVDSAYLIDWLGDRLTYSGVIHVKDSNGGGDGEDVALSDSDISLDLGETSPDAYFNNADSMKEFMELVSEKVPSSSSEAVKFTYTYKDRETSGKETVHTATGFILPALNLINRDLEIVYDTDVGMGGHTVTSGSGTVTNNAAFVHRHYKGEGPGEWEWPESVDLKKEVEYNHEALKKSVTNYDMATQTMSWKFEINRSKSRLDEFTLTDVFDNGRQVILENEGDLKQGKLILHKADRTALENETDYELLEGASPDYFTLIDSDNQHTLTVHLEDVEPEDYYYFTIKTRVIDPEILGNEDAVLKNTASYQVKTGEQDYEGEASAVRKIKMPFISKDAVDTYDYEKNLVKWKIGYNDDNILLKDSILTDSLPEGVIFSPDGVADGQAGNGCEITGIEVKERTSSGIGDYKKVTFEKLPTEPNATPSDAEEVLRYRLNDSENHILSVLTRTNTTDRGYSKQDMIFVLYEKSASGDGLGQMISENAFRLEFTTYVEEPYRRKEFKSNDSILLNNTVRLDSFVISSREEQGTPVKIERTADANHVAAKQITKEGQFHNYNKNGGEYDGLPWLEWEVTLNKTGADFSGVTVKDEMQDYLELDPDSLQIYKTSMNPSGEITSPGQMTPLTTGELDENFTILKNGAYFDISYQENAPLANTPIVLRYHTMIVDSVPDGGVKNKVIVNWPDGRSDESESTNTDANNFRNTVFGQLSKLKMATVTKKSANSAGGGHVLEGARFNLVPVYERSSPGTENLWTPVNDATMVKSRTSNSSGQMFFVRLKNDVIYRLDETKPAQGYDLDSYETQYLLFTGGMPEKLPSDISKDALHVQDTGSGVLKMNMDVLNSPRTGADNRLEFSKQDQSGTPLDGADFLLTDPSGRLNPRRPDSYENGKVIFENLDPSMTYHLEEAAPPYGYQKAPGYLEVKVLHDGENGFKVETKAVGGFPYTADRTASPSEAVVTNTRLLTDLAFYKTDQNYHPVDGTVYPIRFHVERKEKGEADTAYAPYPGSDSDSVQIDEDGLVELYALPCGVYRLTEDFEAVKDKLAGEQKPQVIVVYIEPDTSSYKSTEVTFYNVTEKETDAAEPVPGVLNVPSGLIMPKDAKALNVVNDFPYGYIQVNKTKALKLDGSLIMTDEPVEGAVFEVYEGVKDGTVWKPIDGSQPLLSLRTNSGGHFDREDMGKLLMAGRTYLVKEVDLPDGFYHDSTLNYPGYDGLETRGFIPVTIEKAGETYYIGAAEQGGSMPYSKDGRYAFGTAELRTDADPSLLYYNIEALTGNIRGVKYGAFYNSSGTALRKPLEGVTFRITQLPVTDTSYTGTAVTDEKGILLFEHVPAEAEGTGYRLEEVVQADGYQTPDGSSRFARDIMVKAHETAAADDNGDTLAFINEPLAFALRVNKTDSDREPLAGAQFELQVKSEDGSVTKLCTLKETAGGVHVLPDPAVDGELMNLGSPGIWDYFTYTGREDVDGALISGTERPALFYSGDFEYQIMEVNAPEGYTADGGIYTVDKKEAQGLNGGEYRISNEADGNSFVNECYKNSLLIEKRIEGEDGSILSGADGADLSGFRFLLTGKDVSGKAVEERIGEKEITGAREITIVPAEGIYLEMGAGGTIVVDNAGAGTYMIKELDSSLTAPGGAYHLDTEGKTVKIRKKETEPAGEKAVFTNRLKRGTITGRKVTAPVTENSRGLEGAVMGLFKEGTERFTAADAYLGKTALSGSDGLFRFEDVPYGTYLVAEIMPPSGYYLNETTSYRVTLSSDTENHGIELTGNPASELTEAGTDSEIVIGDRKKESGSHGGSGGGGTTPGGSGGKEPTGPGAETKPEETGTRENPTQEHEAEESTAPPAQVPPAVIPPSDQNGAPPAVIEKAPDGGIRVEIPDDRIDRVIVKNDQNEEVFHGKYDNGVTIDRTLPAGNYGLTTIDESGVPLGEYLFTIDDSGVPLASLPKMGERTALYPALLLIMFGGILMMIYGRRKRR; from the coding sequence ATGAGAGAGACAGTGAAAAAATTTAAGGCCGAGTGGAAACAGAGATTTTCATGGGTTCTGATTTGCGTGATAATGTTCCAGACCATTACCGTGGGACAGGGATTGCCCGCCTATGCGGGAGGAAGCAGTAAAATCGATATTAAAGATTACGCAACACCCTCAGAGGCATTCGACTATATAGAGCTGTGGTCGGAAGAAGACAAAGTACAGGCCGACGGATTTGAGCTGAATCTTGAGCTTGCGTTTAACAACGATTTTCTGGAGCAGGAAGTCGAAAAAGCCCTTGAAAAAGCCGGGGACGATTATATTAACGAGTGTGCGGACATTGATTTCTCTTTCAGAGTGAAATGTGAGTTTTTGAAAGAAAACATGGATTTCAAGCCTCAGAAAATCGTCTATGGTGGAGAGGCCATAGGCACCCTGATAACCGAAAATCATAAGAATTACCTGGATATCAGAATCGAATTTAATAAAGAAGTAATATATAGCAGTGAAAATATTAGCGCCGGAGGCAGTTTGTCGCTGGAGGTTTCAGAGGGCCATAACGGCGCCGGGATTCAGATAAAAGACAATAAGGACGGAAGCGTCACCGTTAAAATCGGTTCGGGAGAGCCGGACGATCCCGACGAAAAAGGAGCCTATTCGATCAGTAAGAAAGCATCATCCAGTGAGGCGGATGCCGGTATCACTTATACGATCACGGCCAGGGCCTCCTCCTCGGAAGCGGCTTCTGCCTCCGAGCCGGCCAGCACATCAAAGCTGTCTTCCAGATATGACGACATCGATGACTGGGACACCTGGCAGGCCATGGACGATGATGATGAGGATGTGGAGGAACCCGGAACAAGCAGCCAGATAAGGAAAAGGAAACACACAAAGAAATCCGCCGGTATAAAGAAAGCGATGGGACTCGAAAAATCCTATTCTCTGGAAGGAAAGTACATCATTGATGAGATCCCGTCCGAGCTGGAAGTAATCGGAATTTACGCTGGTTCGGGAGATGACAGGGAGGAACTTACACCGCTTCAGGATTACTATAAAGACGGAAAAGTGGTCTATCCGATTGCCAGCCCATCCTCTGCCGGAATGAAGTCGGATACCGCAGGCAATATCACGGAAGCGGTCATCACCGTGGAGACGAGACTGAATGATTCCATCATCACCGGAATGGAAAAGTGGGGGACTGTCCGTGAGCTGGATGTGGAAAATAAAGTAGCGCTGCGCGACAATGCGGCGGGCACAAAAGATTTGGCCTCCGATAAGACGACGACCCACAAGAGGCTGGAACAGACAATCACGAAAGACGGACAGGAAGTCGGGGTGGACGGCAGGGTGATCCGCTGGAATATCCGTCTTAGCACGGTACTTGTTGCCGTTGATTCGGCGTATCTGATCGACTGGCTCGGCGACAGGCTTACATACAGCGGCGTTATCCACGTAAAAGACAGCAATGGCGGCGGGGATGGGGAGGATGTGGCATTATCGGACAGCGATATTTCACTCGATTTGGGAGAAACTTCGCCGGATGCTTATTTTAACAACGCGGATTCCATGAAGGAATTTATGGAACTGGTATCGGAAAAGGTGCCGTCATCCTCTTCAGAAGCGGTGAAATTCACATATACCTATAAAGACAGGGAAACTTCCGGTAAAGAGACGGTTCACACCGCAACCGGTTTTATTCTGCCTGCCCTTAATTTGATTAACCGGGATCTGGAAATCGTGTATGATACGGACGTTGGGATGGGAGGCCATACCGTGACAAGCGGAAGCGGCACCGTGACGAACAACGCCGCCTTTGTCCACAGGCATTATAAAGGGGAAGGACCGGGAGAATGGGAGTGGCCGGAGAGCGTCGATCTTAAAAAAGAGGTTGAATACAACCACGAGGCCCTGAAAAAGTCTGTAACAAATTATGATATGGCTACGCAGACCATGAGCTGGAAGTTTGAAATCAACCGCTCGAAGTCCAGGTTGGATGAGTTCACGCTGACCGATGTGTTTGATAACGGCAGACAGGTGATTCTGGAAAATGAGGGCGATCTAAAGCAGGGGAAGCTGATCCTGCACAAGGCGGATCGGACTGCTTTAGAGAATGAGACGGATTATGAATTATTGGAGGGCGCATCTCCCGACTATTTTACCCTGATCGATTCAGACAATCAACATACACTGACCGTGCATCTTGAGGACGTAGAGCCGGAAGATTATTATTACTTTACGATAAAAACCAGGGTTATTGATCCCGAAATTCTGGGCAATGAAGATGCAGTGCTTAAAAATACCGCATCATATCAGGTTAAAACAGGAGAGCAGGACTACGAAGGAGAAGCTTCTGCCGTCCGGAAGATAAAGATGCCGTTTATCAGCAAGGATGCCGTTGATACATATGATTATGAAAAGAACCTGGTAAAATGGAAAATCGGTTACAATGACGACAATATTCTTTTGAAGGATTCCATTTTGACGGACAGCCTGCCGGAGGGAGTAATCTTTTCCCCGGACGGTGTTGCGGATGGCCAGGCGGGAAATGGTTGTGAAATTACGGGAATTGAGGTTAAGGAGAGGACTTCGTCGGGCATTGGGGATTATAAAAAAGTCACTTTTGAAAAACTGCCAACGGAACCGAATGCAACGCCGTCGGATGCGGAAGAGGTGCTCAGATACAGACTGAACGATTCAGAAAACCATATCCTATCCGTTCTCACAAGGACAAATACGACGGACAGGGGTTACAGCAAACAGGATATGATTTTCGTACTGTATGAAAAATCTGCGTCGGGGGACGGGCTTGGACAGATGATCAGCGAGAACGCCTTCCGGCTCGAATTTACAACGTATGTGGAGGAACCCTACAGGCGGAAGGAATTTAAATCAAACGATTCCATTTTGCTAAACAATACGGTGAGACTTGACAGCTTTGTCATCTCTTCGCGGGAGGAGCAGGGAACCCCCGTCAAAATCGAGAGAACGGCGGATGCAAACCATGTTGCCGCTAAACAGATAACAAAAGAGGGGCAGTTTCACAATTACAATAAAAATGGCGGGGAATACGACGGCCTGCCCTGGCTGGAATGGGAAGTGACGCTCAATAAGACAGGCGCCGATTTCTCGGGAGTCACCGTGAAGGATGAGATGCAGGATTACCTGGAACTCGATCCCGACAGCCTGCAGATTTATAAAACTTCGATGAATCCGTCGGGGGAAATCACAAGTCCCGGACAGATGACGCCGCTTACCACAGGAGAACTGGATGAGAATTTCACGATCCTTAAAAATGGGGCATATTTTGACATTTCCTATCAAGAGAATGCACCGCTTGCCAATACCCCAATCGTGTTACGGTATCATACAATGATTGTAGATTCGGTACCGGACGGAGGCGTGAAGAATAAAGTTATCGTCAACTGGCCGGACGGCAGAAGCGATGAATCTGAGAGTACCAATACGGACGCGAATAATTTCAGAAACACCGTATTTGGCCAGCTGTCAAAGCTTAAAATGGCAACCGTCACAAAAAAGAGCGCAAACTCCGCCGGAGGAGGCCATGTGCTGGAGGGGGCGAGGTTCAACCTGGTTCCTGTATATGAACGTTCCTCACCGGGGACAGAGAACCTGTGGACTCCGGTCAATGACGCCACGATGGTGAAATCCAGGACCAGTAACAGCTCCGGGCAGATGTTTTTTGTCCGGCTGAAGAATGATGTAATCTACCGGCTGGATGAGACGAAACCGGCCCAGGGCTATGATCTTGATTCTTATGAGACACAGTATCTGCTGTTTACGGGCGGTATGCCTGAAAAACTGCCTTCTGATATTTCAAAGGATGCACTTCATGTGCAGGATACCGGAAGCGGCGTGCTCAAGATGAACATGGATGTCCTGAATTCGCCCCGGACCGGAGCGGATAACAGGCTGGAATTTAGTAAACAGGATCAGTCCGGAACCCCGTTAGACGGCGCTGATTTCCTTTTAACGGATCCGAGCGGCAGGCTGAACCCGCGAAGGCCGGACAGTTATGAAAATGGAAAGGTAATTTTTGAAAATCTGGATCCCTCTATGACTTATCATCTTGAGGAGGCAGCGCCTCCCTACGGTTATCAAAAAGCGCCGGGATATCTGGAGGTCAAGGTGCTTCACGACGGTGAAAACGGGTTTAAGGTGGAGACAAAGGCAGTCGGCGGATTTCCCTATACGGCGGACAGGACGGCCAGCCCTTCGGAAGCCGTTGTGACCAACACACGGCTGCTCACGGACCTTGCCTTCTATAAGACGGATCAAAATTATCATCCGGTCGACGGCACGGTTTATCCGATCCGGTTCCATGTGGAAAGAAAAGAGAAGGGGGAGGCAGATACCGCCTATGCGCCTTATCCAGGCAGTGATTCAGATTCGGTGCAGATTGATGAGGACGGACTCGTAGAGCTTTATGCCCTGCCATGCGGCGTCTACCGCCTGACCGAAGATTTTGAGGCGGTAAAAGATAAGCTGGCCGGGGAACAGAAGCCACAGGTGATTGTCGTGTACATAGAGCCGGATACATCATCCTACAAGTCCACGGAAGTGACCTTCTATAATGTGACGGAAAAGGAAACAGATGCGGCAGAACCGGTTCCGGGAGTGCTGAACGTACCGAGCGGCCTTATTATGCCGAAGGACGCTAAGGCGCTTAACGTGGTTAACGATTTTCCGTACGGGTATATCCAGGTTAACAAGACAAAGGCCCTGAAGCTGGACGGCAGCCTGATCATGACGGATGAACCCGTCGAAGGAGCCGTATTTGAAGTGTATGAAGGGGTAAAGGACGGAACTGTCTGGAAACCGATTGACGGGTCACAGCCGCTTCTCAGCCTCAGAACCAATTCCGGGGGCCATTTTGACCGTGAGGATATGGGAAAATTACTTATGGCAGGCAGGACCTATCTGGTCAAAGAGGTGGATTTGCCGGATGGCTTCTATCACGACAGCACCTTAAATTATCCCGGATATGACGGCCTGGAAACCAGGGGATTTATCCCCGTCACCATCGAAAAAGCCGGAGAAACATATTACATCGGCGCTGCGGAGCAGGGCGGCTCAATGCCTTATTCAAAGGACGGAAGGTATGCTTTCGGCACTGCAGAGCTTAGAACAGACGCCGACCCATCGCTTCTGTATTACAATATTGAGGCGTTGACGGGCAATATCAGGGGAGTCAAATACGGGGCATTCTATAACAGCAGCGGAACTGCCCTGAGAAAGCCTCTGGAGGGCGTTACATTCAGGATTACGCAGCTGCCGGTCACCGATACTTCTTACACCGGCACCGCGGTGACGGATGAGAAGGGCATTCTGCTCTTTGAGCACGTTCCGGCCGAAGCAGAGGGAACCGGCTACCGCCTGGAGGAAGTGGTACAGGCAGACGGTTACCAGACGCCGGACGGCAGCTCGCGGTTCGCAAGGGATATTATGGTAAAAGCGCATGAGACAGCCGCGGCGGATGATAATGGGGACACACTTGCCTTTATAAATGAACCTCTGGCTTTTGCACTCAGAGTGAATAAAACGGATTCCGACAGGGAACCCCTTGCCGGAGCGCAGTTTGAACTTCAGGTGAAGTCGGAGGACGGCTCGGTGACAAAGCTCTGTACCCTGAAAGAGACGGCGGGAGGAGTCCATGTCCTTCCGGATCCGGCCGTAGATGGGGAACTGATGAACCTTGGCAGCCCCGGCATCTGGGATTATTTTACCTACACAGGACGTGAGGATGTGGACGGCGCCCTCATTTCCGGCACGGAGCGTCCGGCGCTCTTCTACAGCGGTGATTTTGAATATCAGATAATGGAAGTAAACGCGCCGGAAGGCTACACGGCTGACGGCGGTATCTATACGGTTGATAAAAAAGAGGCCCAGGGCCTTAACGGCGGAGAATACAGGATCTCCAACGAAGCGGATGGAAACAGCTTTGTCAATGAGTGCTATAAAAATTCACTTCTGATTGAAAAGAGAATCGAAGGTGAAGATGGCTCCATTCTGTCGGGGGCCGACGGAGCCGATCTTTCGGGATTCCGTTTCCTGCTGACCGGAAAAGACGTTTCCGGAAAGGCAGTGGAGGAGCGGATCGGTGAAAAGGAGATAACCGGCGCCAGGGAGATCACAATCGTCCCGGCGGAGGGCATTTATCTTGAAATGGGAGCCGGCGGAACAATCGTTGTGGACAATGCCGGAGCCGGAACCTATATGATAAAGGAATTAGACAGCAGCCTGACCGCGCCGGGAGGAGCCTATCATCTGGATACAGAAGGTAAGACCGTGAAAATCCGGAAAAAAGAGACGGAGCCGGCAGGGGAGAAGGCGGTCTTCACAAACCGTCTGAAACGCGGTACCATAACGGGCCGGAAGGTAACCGCACCGGTGACGGAAAATTCCAGGGGACTGGAGGGCGCTGTGATGGGACTCTTTAAGGAGGGGACGGAGCGCTTTACGGCGGCCGATGCGTATCTGGGAAAAACGGCTTTAAGCGGCAGTGACGGCCTGTTCCGGTTTGAGGATGTTCCCTATGGAACGTATCTTGTTGCCGAGATAATGCCTCCGTCGGGCTACTATCTCAATGAAACGACGTCCTACCGCGTCACGCTTTCTTCCGATACGGAGAATCATGGAATAGAGCTTACAGGGAATCCTGCATCGGAGCTCACGGAAGCCGGTACAGACAGTGAAATCGTGATTGGTGACAGGAAGAAGGAAAGCGGAAGCCACGGCGGAAGCGGAGGCGGAGGAACCACCCCGGGTGGAAGCGGCGGCAAGGAGCCGACAGGACCGGGAGCCGAAACAAAACCGGAGGAAACAGGGACCCGGGAAAATCCGACCCAGGAACATGAAGCAGAAGAGAGTACCGCACCGCCCGCACAGGTACCGCCGGCTGTCATTCCTCCCTCGGATCAGAATGGAGCGCCGCCTGCAGTGATAGAAAAAGCACCGGACGGAGGAATCCGTGTGGAGATCCCGGATGACCGAATCGACCGGGTTATAGTCAAAAATGACCAGAATGAGGAGGTATTCCACGGAAAATACGATAACGGCGTGACAATAGACAGAACATTACCGGCTGGAAATTATGGCCTTACCACCATTGATGAAAGCGGCGTCCCACTGGGAGAATACCTGTTTACCATCGACGACAGCGGAGTGCCTTTGGCATCCCTTCCGAAAATGGGAGAGAGGACGGCTCTGTATCCGGCGCTGCTCCTGATTATGTTCGGAGGAATTCTCATGATGATATACGGCAGGAGAAAACGCCGGTAA
- a CDS encoding aminotransferase class I/II-fold pyridoxal phosphate-dependent enzyme yields the protein MSQERSIETTCIQGGWQPKNGEPRILPIYQSTTFKYSTSEQMGRLFDLEENGYFYTRLANPTNDAVADKIREMEGGVAAMLTSSGQAANFYAVFNICNAGDHFICSSTVYGGTSNLFVVTMKKMGIEVTLVDPDAPADEIEKEFRPNTKCVFGESLANPAMVVLDFEKFAALAHKHGVPFIVDNTFATPINCRPFEWGADIVTHSTTKYMDGHGMSVGGCIVDSGNFDWEANAEKFPGLTTPDDSYHGIIYTQKFGKGAYITKATAQVMRDLGSIQAPQNAFLLNIGLETLHLRMPRHCENAMKVAEFLKAHEEVAWINYPGLEDDKYHDLAMKYMPNGTCGVIAFGLKGGRAAAAEFMDKLKLAAIVTHVADARTCVLHPASHTHRQLSDEQLVEAGVDPSLIRLSVGIENADDIIEDIRQALED from the coding sequence ATGAGCCAAGAGCGTTCAATTGAGACTACCTGTATCCAGGGCGGCTGGCAGCCGAAGAATGGCGAGCCGAGGATACTTCCTATTTATCAGAGCACAACATTCAAATATTCCACCAGTGAGCAGATGGGACGTCTTTTCGATTTGGAGGAGAACGGCTATTTCTATACAAGACTTGCCAATCCCACCAATGACGCTGTGGCCGACAAGATCCGTGAGATGGAGGGCGGAGTGGCGGCAATGCTGACCTCATCCGGCCAGGCTGCCAATTTTTATGCCGTTTTCAATATCTGCAATGCGGGTGATCACTTCATCTGTTCCTCCACTGTTTACGGCGGAACATCCAACCTCTTTGTCGTTACGATGAAAAAGATGGGCATTGAAGTTACACTGGTTGATCCGGATGCCCCGGCGGACGAGATCGAGAAGGAGTTCCGTCCGAATACGAAATGCGTATTCGGCGAATCACTTGCCAACCCGGCCATGGTGGTGCTGGATTTTGAGAAGTTTGCAGCCCTTGCACATAAACATGGGGTTCCTTTTATCGTAGATAATACATTTGCAACGCCGATTAACTGCCGCCCGTTCGAGTGGGGCGCAGATATTGTAACCCATTCCACGACAAAATATATGGACGGCCACGGAATGAGCGTGGGCGGGTGTATCGTGGACAGCGGCAACTTCGATTGGGAGGCCAATGCGGAGAAATTCCCGGGACTTACAACTCCCGATGACTCCTACCACGGAATTATCTATACACAGAAGTTCGGCAAAGGAGCTTATATTACAAAGGCAACAGCACAGGTAATGAGAGACCTGGGTTCCATCCAGGCGCCTCAGAATGCCTTCCTTTTAAACATCGGCCTTGAGACGCTCCATCTGCGCATGCCACGGCACTGTGAGAATGCGATGAAGGTTGCCGAATTCCTGAAAGCCCATGAGGAAGTGGCCTGGATCAACTATCCCGGCCTGGAAGATGATAAATACCACGATCTGGCTATGAAATATATGCCGAACGGTACCTGCGGCGTTATCGCATTCGGATTAAAGGGAGGCCGTGCAGCGGCTGCCGAATTTATGGATAAGCTGAAGCTGGCCGCCATCGTTACCCATGTGGCCGACGCCCGTACCTGCGTGCTTCATCCGGCCAGCCATACACACCGTCAGCTTTCCGACGAACAGCTCGTAGAGGCGGGCGTAGATCCGTCCCTGATCAGACTGAGCGTCGGTATTGAGAATGCGGATGATATCATCGAGGATATCAGACAGGCCCTGGAAGACTAA
- a CDS encoding DUF362 domain-containing protein, with translation MTASKVYYTNLRATFSENLLQKLARLVKRAGMLEQIDFKNQYTAIKIHFGEPGNLAYLRPNYSKVIVDLIKEQGGKVFLTDCNTLYVGGRKNALDHLDSAYTNGYNPFTTGCHLLIADGLKGTDDVLVPIDGEYVKEAKIGRAIMDADIFISLSHFKGHEATGFGGALKNIGMGCGSRAGKMEMHNATSPFVLTKRCIGCGACTRNCAHDAITITDKKASIDSDKCVGCGRCIGVCPVDAVANRGDESNDILNKKIAEYSYAVLKDRPHFHISLVVDVSPYCDCHAENDAAIIPNVGMFASFDPVALDMACADAVNRQPAIPGTILDEREHCHHDHFTDIHPETNWKVALEHAEKLGIGSMEYELIEI, from the coding sequence ATGACTGCTTCAAAAGTATACTACACAAACTTAAGGGCTACATTTTCAGAAAATCTTCTTCAAAAGCTGGCCCGTCTCGTGAAGAGAGCCGGTATGCTGGAACAGATTGATTTTAAAAACCAGTACACCGCCATCAAGATCCATTTCGGGGAGCCGGGTAACCTGGCCTATCTGCGCCCCAACTATTCAAAGGTTATTGTGGATTTGATCAAGGAACAGGGCGGCAAGGTCTTTCTCACCGACTGCAACACCCTCTATGTGGGAGGACGTAAAAATGCGCTGGATCACCTGGATTCAGCCTACACGAACGGATACAATCCTTTTACCACCGGCTGTCATCTTCTGATTGCCGACGGTCTTAAAGGCACGGATGACGTCCTTGTGCCAATCGACGGGGAATATGTAAAGGAGGCTAAAATTGGACGCGCCATTATGGATGCGGATATTTTTATCTCATTAAGCCATTTCAAGGGACATGAAGCTACCGGCTTCGGCGGAGCTTTGAAGAATATCGGCATGGGCTGCGGTTCCCGGGCCGGAAAAATGGAGATGCACAATGCCACCAGCCCCTTTGTCCTGACAAAACGCTGTATCGGCTGCGGAGCCTGCACACGCAATTGTGCCCACGATGCAATTACCATTACAGACAAAAAAGCATCGATTGATTCCGATAAATGTGTGGGATGCGGCCGCTGTATCGGTGTCTGTCCGGTGGATGCCGTTGCAAACCGCGGCGATGAGTCCAATGACATCTTAAATAAAAAAATTGCGGAATATTCTTACGCCGTATTAAAAGACAGGCCTCATTTCCACATCAGCCTCGTGGTGGATGTATCGCCATACTGTGACTGCCATGCGGAAAACGATGCAGCTATTATCCCCAATGTGGGAATGTTTGCTTCCTTTGATCCGGTTGCCCTTGATATGGCCTGTGCCGATGCCGTAAACAGACAGCCAGCCATTCCTGGAACCATTCTGGATGAGCGTGAGCACTGCCACCATGACCATTTCACGGATATCCACCCAGAAACAAACTGGAAAGTGGCTCTGGAACATGCTGAGAAGCTGGGGATTGGGTCGATGGAATATGAATTAATTGAGATTTGA